TAACATGTTTTAATTTTCCAAAGCTCATAACAGAAACTGGTCCTGTAGGGATCAATTCAATGACAGACTCAAATaaggaagataaaaaaataaaaggatagTTATAATGAGAGGTTCTTAAGATTGTAGGACATTAGAAATTTAACAATGTAATGTAAGGTACACATATGAAAGTAGATAATTTGTACTATATGTCGCATTCTTTGATTAGACAATTCATGTTCTGTGAATAAGATTAATTGAAGATTGTAGAAAGAGATTGATTAAGAAATAGAGAGAATTTTTTATGGCCcacaattttttaccaaaatgtGGTGTGGTGTTGTGTGATGATGAAATCAAAGAAAGGATGTTCTTTTAAGTTGATTGTGACTTAACATTTATTTGGCACATGCAGACCATGTTACTCTTGCCTCCAAAATACAACTGTTAAGATTAGATCATTTCAACAACTTGAAAATTGCTTATTATGTATAAACATTCAACACTTAATTGTACTTTATATTTTGTAGTGTTATGTAAAAATATGTAAATTTGTGTTTAtgaattctaatttttattaatgttgGTATTGCCTAAAAACATGTTGAATCGAATTGAGGTTGTTTAAAACAACCTATAAAAGAAGATGTTTTATAATGGAATGGAGTTGATGTTAGTGATATGGGCAAATTATTTTTTGCTTAGCAATGTacctaacaaaaaataaaacagattTAACTTTTTAACTTGTTGGATATACAAGGTGCATTCTATTATTTCAATCAAGTTTTCCAGTCCTATAACCACTTATTTAAGGCACTCGTTGGTTAGTGTACTGGATGAAATTCAAGATTTTCTAAGTGGACTTGATCAACCAGGAGAGATGGGTCCAAACATCTACTGTCCATTTCAAATGGCTTGATGCGCCTACCTTATCAGATAAGGGCGGGAGCTAGTCACGCTGAAGAAGGGATCATAAGTCCGAAAATATACGAGCATGTGAGACACATGGCGAGTCTAAGTCGGGCTAAACCACTCACCTGCCCAGTACACCCTACATTTACTCCATCATTATCACATTACTTTCTACTTTATCTCAACCACTCCATCCACTATCTCCTCCTCTACTCCTATAACCTTCTTATATATAAGGCATCATACACATGATGAAAAGTTACGTTCTTCTTTCACCAAATTTGCAGAAAAGCTAGTATCAGTGCCTAACACCCTGCTAGCCTGATACTGATGGAATACACCCATACTGCCCGATTAAAAGAGAATTATGTGGCTCTGATTTCCTAATTATTTACGGATACGTAGGACCATGGGTCCTCCCTATCAAGCTATAATAAAAACATCATCGACTAGGTCTCgctccaaaaaccctaaaatttcTACAAGAACAGTTAGCATTCATACCAAAGCATAATTGGTAAGATGTAGGACTATATAACTTTTTCATATAAGgtaaaattaaaagttattgAGTGGGAATTTTCAAATGTAGTCTTTTCACCGACGCCCTTGTGCACATATATAAATGCtcaatgaacaaaaaaaatacatacacttagaaaaacatgaataaaaaatcatttcaaaAGAAACAGATCTGATTATTAGACATATATAGTCATATTGAACAAGAAAgtctatttaaaattttctgTTATATGAGAATTCTCACTCAATAACTTTTGAACTCAAGATTATTTATAAAACTGAAAGAGATTCGAACTATCTCTTACAAACATTCTTGTGTTATTGagtttatttataaaaagtGCAATATGAGGACTTTTCAAGTCATTCAAATTAGTACTAATCTCCCTGTTATTatacaattattttggttttaataataaattttagttAGTTGTAAGAAGATGACAGTTGCAattctatttttgtttgtttcaattattttaaagacttattgtcaaaaaaaaataattaaagactCGTCCCTATCCAATTAACGTAAGCTTATGTCTCTAAATTAAGCAATGAACTCCAATTACAGAGtgcttttttgttttggtttataaaaaaaaaatatatagaaatatGTTAATAGATTGGAGTAGAGCTGTTAAAATGGGTTAGCctgaatgggccggcccgccaagcccgatttttttccGAGCTCGGGCCTTGAAAATCGTAGCCCGAATTACTTctgggctttttagcccggataaagcccgattaaaatatgggctggTCTGAATGGGCCACGAGCGGAAGctcgaaaaaattaaaaataaatataaataatttgttttgaatgatTTGAACTTAATtcgtaatataaattataaaacacctctgctacttaagtagcggatgagtaaaaataaggcaCCTGAGAAACTCATAGGTAGCAGATAAGTTAAAATAGAgcgtgcgagaaactcgtacgtggcggttgagtaaaaataggacgcgtgAGAAACTTATAAGTAGCAAATGACTacaaatagggcgcgcgagaatatatatatatatatatatatatatatatatatatatatatatatatatatatatatatatatatatatatatccgatgagtaaaaatagaacGTGCGAAAATTATTGatcatatttataatgttgagtttgagcgctaaatgtaaaataaaaaataaatcggaTGGCCCGAAAACCCGAcaacccgtaccgggccgggctcgggcacaaattttggtagcccgttttttatccgaACTTTTTAGCCCGGTCCAATGAAGCTcgaagcccgaccgggccggcccgaatTTGGTCGGGCaacccgttttgacagctctggATTGGAGTATACCAACCAAAACAAATGCAAAAGCTAGGGACAGGAGGACCAGGAAGGATTGCGAAAGGGgatcaaaaatattttaaattagatttttttattcataattaaagtagaaaatattttacaccaaaaacatgaatttttttttatcaaaccaAAAACATGAATTTAGATGTACATATTCAATAaaagttactaattttttgtttttaagaaTTGTACTTTTGAATAATTTGTGTTGTTCAAAAGTGGATTTCTAAAATCATAGCGATTTTTAAGATGAGTGGACTGGAAGTAGATCCTTTAAACTGATGTGCATTTTTTTCCACTCAATAATTTCTAAAACCTCTCCCATTCAAATTTATCCATCTGAACAGAGATAAAACACTTTTTTGTTTTCGATTATCTATTTGGATGTGATTTTGGATTATAAATTTGAAGGggtgttattttaaaaaaaaaataaaaaaatagtgggGATAAAAGTAGTCCCCTTAAATTAATATTGAGTACTTACccaaaaaaattagtaatattGAGTATGTCACTAAACCATCCATTCAAATTTTAACgatcaaataattatattattaaaaaaaatcacaataacaCCCTTAAAATTTGCGAATAtgcaaaacatattttaaattatgtcaaacaactttttttttttgttgacaaattatGTCAAACAACTTAATCACCGACACTTCAGAAAATGAGATTCGGATCTGCTGCTGTGAATTATAACACAGTTTAACGCAGTATTAAATCTCATCCATTGATTAAAGATCAGACGATTAGAATTGCACATTAGTTCTAACTCATTAATACACTTTCAACCATTTGATTGAAATCGAACAACTAAAAACAGTAACTACGTTAACGCATTTACCACAACAAATCTGATTTTCAGAAAATGACCTACAATTTCAAGCGGCGAATTAGTAATGTACTCAATTGTTATTGCATGTACTAACTGAAGTACTAAAGGGGTCCCTATCTGAATTCACTCCTTGCCTCAAAAATAAGAAAGGGCCCTTCCTTGGTTAACATCCATACGTTGTTGTACCTACTAATAACTACCTCTATATTTTGGTCTGCTCATTGCACCTACATAAGagaacatcaacaacaacaacataggaACCTTACTTGTGGAACTACAAAACAAACCAATATTAAACAAGTGGAAGGTTGATGTTTTTCTCCCATTAGTAGTAAAGTGTAGTGATTCCTCAAGTGGATCTGTTTCCATCCAAAATATAATGTCATTATAGTTTATTCCACTACATTCCTTTTACAATAATTCAATCATAACCTTAACCTCTTTGAAGACCACAACAGAGAAAGtataattttacttttctttacTGGAACTGAAAAGTATCCCAAAAGCTTATTTAGTACCTCagctattgattttttttcactgttaactttttttttttcctctcttttttcaagtagtttagtagCTAAAATTTTACCccttaaaaaatgaataaatagaaTGTCCAGAGTTCAAATTCCAGCTCATGCACTCTTCTCTTAAGGATGTGAATTGTATTCGTAAGCGGGGATCCCTGTGAAAACTATCCTGTTTGAGGACCCACAAATGAGGAATTTTCCCTGCGAAGGTGGGAATGAAAGAGAAAGTTTCCCTAAGAAAGATTTGGAAATGAGGATAGAATCTTATCCCCTGTCCCACCAGGACGGTTTATTATGTTATATCTATATtttcacataatatgtatataaATTTACAAGACTCAGAaatctcataattttttatattttattattaaactttaatattttttacaagtttaattgaaaataattgaaactttatatttatttttttgttgatggatCTCACAAGAACTGTGGAAATCCACGAGGATGGAGATGGggatgagaaaaaaaattctcccCAAAGTGGATAAGGAGGACCGGAGAGAATATTTTAGAAGGTAGGAAAGGAAGTGAGAAAGTATCATCCACTAAATTCCCACCGCGTTGACATATCAATTTCCTTAGTATTTTGAGAACACTAAATCAAATTAGTTAGAGATGACAACGGGCGTCCATAGGTGcaggtttgacacttaccaaactcacacccggaatcatcacccaaacccaaaccaaacccaaaggctgttcgggtggcaaaacaacactcacgcccacacccattgggttcaggttttttccacccaaacctaAACctgcagcacatttgaaaataatttgcaaatttaagaaattaaattccaacatagactttgaattaaattacaataaaattaaagtcttccaaggaaattcaaatataaactttcaagaaattacaacatagactttcaagaaattaaattacaactaaaatttaaggtcttccaagaaaattgagggagactatgggggtaattaggtaattataaaatatttcgggtgggtgtatgggttttgggtgtgagtttgactgataccaaacccacacccatattatcgggtgtcacccgaacccaaacccagtcaaatcaggtttcgcccgttgacttgggtttgggttcagGTGGGTCTCtcaggtttgagttttttttctatCCCTAAAATTAGTGAACATATAGTATAAGCAAGAGACATTTaaattactatattacttgGAAATTGGATCCTGTCAATATGATATCTATAGCAGGGAAATTTATTAGGTGCAGTCAAATTTCCGATGCAGTCGTTTCACGGTCATCCAATCATGATCGGACGATTTAAATAAATGCAGTCAGTAAATGAGTTTTTAAATTAGAGTGACTACACCAAAAAACAAATGCATGGAATCCAGTTCCCTATAGCAGCTATACTGAAtgtatatttataataaacaaaaaagaacTATTGAATTTTGTTAATCTTTTATCAATATAAATCATACAGATATGGCGCTTGTGTTtattggaaaagaaaaattaattaaacttatACAATTTTAACACCACagacaaaattgaaataaattacaaatacaACTGAAGAAACAAATAGCTGATCAAGAACATTTAATCAACCATTCCACAGCACTCTGACTAATTTGAAAATTCACCTCAAAGTTCTAATATTCATCTATTGGTCAGAAGAAGATTTAAGCTGCTTATGTTGTCCTTCAATCAAACTTATCTGTCGTTTGAGTTTTGAAATATGAGCTTGAACCTATGTCatgtaaaaaaatgaaataactaTCAATTGCCAACACAGTAAGGTTAAGTTGATAGGAACATTCAAAGTCTTCACAAAACAGTAAAGCATATTCACAATTTGAGCAACAAGAAAGTAAGATCCGGCGCCTTGCAACTTCCACAAATGGGGACGAATACTTGTGTAAAGTGTTTGAGATaactgatgaaaataatttatgacaTGTCTGTATACTATTTTCGACTTATTTCAACAAGCTATACAATATAGCTCTTATAAAAACTTGCACCTTATATGAAAGTAGTTTAACCACATTTCCTCTAGTTAttgaaataacttatacataagtgCTTATATGATAAACACTTAATTACATTGTTTAACCAAATGGACCATAACTCAAGCAATGAACAACTTATTgacaaaatataaggaaaaagaCCGAACAGAGTTTAGCATACTGACAATAGTCAATGATTTGGACAAATGAAAATATGTCCCTCTACATAGCATGACCAgaattttaaaagtaatgatGGAAACATTacattttaaaagtaatgaTGGAGTATTTACTATTTAGAAGTGTATTATGATATAAGCATTTTGAATAATCATGCCAGGCATTCAAATTATTAGAACATACATGACCCACAATTTGATAATAATAGATGACAGAAGCAAATCCTTTAATGAAGAAGCACAGGTGATAGTACAAGATAACTATTACGTAAAACTGGAATGATGTTAATTTGCATGTACAACGTCTTTTCTGTCTTTTCACTCTTACCTGTAATTGATGAATGATTATAAAGGATGACAGAAGCAAACTCTTTAATGAAGAACAAGCGCATGTGAAAATCATACATTCTAAGATGTTTATAATTATGGTCTTGCTAACGTGTAACGTGTGCCCTAAGGACATGGATTAAGGAATTTAAAAGTAGAATTATTGCAttgaaaaatacaataatttgaCTTTTGAAAAGTTGAATGCATAGTTTTTGAGAggaatatttctatattaagttGCTTAtcatgttagcatttgccttataATTATGGTAGTTTTCATACTTGTGCAAGAAaactattaaataaaaatggattAAAAGTTCATTTGCatataaaccatttttttctttctcctccCCTATTTTTTCATAAGTTGAATTAAATCATTTAGTTACAAGCAAGAATTCCATGCATGCATAGGTCAGCAGTAAAACAACTAATCTTATTTGAGAAAAATTTGTACTAATAATTCAAAGACAAATTATCTTATCTCAACTAATTACAAAATTGGACATAAGCATCATACGAACAAAAATAGACAATTTAAGCAAAGAACAAGAGTTTTGACTGATAAGTCatcattatatattattttttattttgataaacagTAAACTTCgatcaaaatcataaaattgattttattaccCTTCTATACAAAGAGGCTAACAGGTAAGTGTATAATCTATATTATTAAAACTATACAAATTCTAACTTATCACCCTTTGTAAAGCCAAACTATTACGTAACATATGTATAGTATAGGTGAGGTGGAATTCATGTCACTGTCAGCCACCTCACTACTTAAAAGAGGAATCCTAAACACGAAAGATTAAATAGAAGTTTTTTCTTGATATAGATATTAGcaattttttataaggaacaaaaTTCAAATGCGTCTAACCAAGACCACAAATTTATCTAAGCatgtttatttgtttaaaatagCTTTATGATATACAATCTGAATATTCATACCCCACTTAGAAAATCATTAGAACTACCTAATCCACAGTATATTGATGATAATGGATGCCAGAAACAAATCCTTTAATGATATGAAAAAGCATTTAGTCACAAACAAGAATTCCCTACATGCACAGGTCAGTACAACCAATAATCTTATGTAAGAAAAAAAGGGGTGGGGTGCATTCTATTCTAATAATACAAGGGCATAATTCTTTCGAGTCAACTAAAAATCACAAAAGTAGATGTATAATCAATGTATGTAGGGTGGTAATTAAAAATACGTGAACATGTATTATACAAACTTTATTATGAGTAAGGATGCAAGCATATACTTACTGTAAATGGTTCATTCAGATTCAAATAAATGTATAATCAGGGTATCAACAACAACTTTGACTTCCATAAAGATTGTATACTTTAATTATGATGTGATGTTATGTCATCCGTACCTGCTGACGAGCTGCTGCAAGCTGTAAGAGTTCATCTGCTTCTGAGAAATTGAGGAACCATTGGCTTAAGGGATTATCTTTGGTATCACCTTTCCTCCTTTTACTCGCATCTTCGACGGGAACTGCATTTCATATCATTAATGTTTATTCAACTCAAATGTGGAAAAGTGAAAGCTGCGGGTGACTATGGTAATTGCAAATAACATACTGGGAGGAGGCAAGGTAAGCCCAGCAGGTAATCTTGGCAAGTGCACAGCTGGGTGATTCAGCACACGAGCTAAAAAAGCTTCGGAGGGATCAGGGAAAACTATCTCATCATAAAGTTCCACAACAACAGGCTTCTTTGTGGACATGGAACTGTTTTCATCCTCTGGATACAACTTCAAGTGATGATATCTGTATATATATTACACTTCAATAAAACACAAGATTTAGAAATTATTTTGACATTGACAAAATATGGTTTGCAATCTGCATGATTAATAACAGCAAATACTAGATCTATGGTCATTTAGCATATCGTTAAATAATATTCAAGCATTGGTAGCACATAGCTACATGGTCTAATCAAACATAGCACAACAGATATTAGTTGCTTTATAATCATCTAAGCTTatcattattaattattaataaaataaaatgtggcACTGAAGCAAACGAAACTACTGTATCCAACTGAATATAGCAAGGCATAGCACCTTACTCCTGCagtattttacaaaataaaagaacattGTTAATGATATGTAACACCCCGGCCCTAAACACCATTTGAGATTTTCCCTACTTTTGAGCATAATTTGAACATCTACAACACTGAATCATGAGACCACACAAAAAGCTAAAGAAACTTCACTTTCCCCCTAAACAGGCAACCATCTATTAAATCAAAAGCAACACGAAACAACTCACAAGTTCAAAGGCTTGTCGCAGACATCACTGTGGAAATAAAGTGTGATGGCAATTTCAAATTCTCCCCATCCGGCCTCTGACAACTCAAAAGGAGGTGCATCCACAACCCTCATGGGATTATTGAAACTAGAATGCAACTGAAAAACAACACGCTTTATAATAACCCCCAAGTCCTCATTGGATGCTCCACGAACATATATAGTCCACTTATGCGATTGATACCTTGTATAACATAAACATTATCACCTTAATACtttctttttgataaaaaaaaaatccattgaAGCAATACATTAATGAATTAAACCAACAATTGAAAACTGCATTGTAGGATACTTACTCACTAGCTTTTTTGCCAAGCCAAAATGCTATGTTCCCATACACTATCGGAACACTTATTTCTACATCTTTGAGTTTCTTACCCGAGTTCTACAAAAACCCAAAAATGGTTATACTATATAAACCTTGCTTccataaacaacttaattaagcacttatttATAATCttctatttctataacaaaagaaaaaataaagtcaatatatttgcatatatgcagtaaactattttcataagctattataTAAAAGCTTATAGAATTAAGCTGAAAACAGTttatagacatgtcataagttgtttctgtAAGCTCTCCCAAATATTATCACAAATGCTTATACTAGTATATATGCTCAAACAAGAACATCCAATGAAGCTCAAAATCAGTAAAATCCACGAATTCCTCTTCACATTGTATTATATACATTctaaaatcattttcaatttgAACATTCTGCAGATTAATTTCAAGGTTATTGTATTGCCAGAAatgtgttacaaataaaatcaAAGCTTTAAATTTGAATTAGTAACTGAAATGAAATCAAGTTACAAACTTTACACACTCCAAAAACGGTTAGGGTTCTGAAAAACGGTTATTTTGGGGAATTGAAAAATGAGATTGAATCGGAAAAAAAAGGttacctttttattttcttcagaTTTGGCCATATGAGATTTAGGAATGGGACCACTTAATTGAGGCTGATCTTGACAGTGCTTTTTGGAAGATGAGGTATTGGGCATATCAATTTATGAATTCGTCACGGAAATCGAGAATCTGAATCTGAGTATCTTGTTCTAGGGTTCGTCTCTGTCTTCTGCAAAAATTGCACAGTACAGTTCGTGCGTCTTACGACGTCGTTGTAAGCGTGTGTCGGTGGTGATAGCTTAATGGGCCAACCTCAAAATCTGATTGGGCTTTTGGTACTTGGAGTTTTCAATGGGCCAGCAGAATTCTAGGCCTTTTTAATGttttggagatttttttttaaattttttctcaTCCTACGTGTACTTAGAATaggttaaaaaaattctaaaaaatatcaatttttgttgtctaaattgataaattcataaataaattatgctttttttttccgTACAAAAGCATATTTTTGGGAGTGCGATTGTCAAAAAATCACATGGAAATGTAGCTGTCAAATATTTTGAAAGAAACAAATTTATCTCATATCATTATTAATAGTATTCACAAAACAATTATCCATCAACACTCATACTTAAAGGATTAGCTATATATGTAACCATCCTTGTGAATTCATAAACAACTACATTAGTTTAccctttaccaaaaaaaaaaactacattagTTTGCCTCGTAGAAAAATCAACGAACAAGTTTGGACATAAAGATTTAAGTTTACTAATACAATCTTTAATAACAAAACCAAAAACTTATAAGTTGTGAGAAGTATTAtagaaattaaagtgtttgttaaaattagcttttaaagtggttattaaatataaaattacataattgatagtgggtagtttattttttagagtgggtagttattaaattaaagggtaaaaatggaataaagtgtaaaaaactataagctataagctcaaatgctacttgaaatagcatctgaaaaaaagctataagctggtacaaaaagcttgttaccaaacacctctaattttttgaaacaagcttataagctcatataataagctataagctagcttatttgtgttaccaaacagagcctatatATCAACCAGTTTTGCATCCAACTCGAAAATGACATTGTTCATGCCCATTTTTGAGATCCCCTCGATGACTTGAAGCAACTCATAGACTTCCCCTTGTTTTCACACTAAGCATTTTAAAAACAAAGTTGGAGTCatttgataaatattttgatact
This portion of the Trifolium pratense cultivar HEN17-A07 linkage group LG3, ARS_RC_1.1, whole genome shotgun sequence genome encodes:
- the LOC123917601 gene encoding transcription initiation factor TFIID subunit 14b, with translation MPNTSSSKKHCQDQPQLSGPIPKSHMAKSEENKKNSGKKLKDVEISVPIVYGNIAFWLGKKASEYQSHKWTIYVRGASNEDLGVIIKRVVFQLHSSFNNPMRVVDAPPFELSEAGWGEFEIAITLYFHSDVCDKPLNLYHHLKLYPEDENSSMSTKKPVVVELYDEIVFPDPSEAFLARVLNHPAVHLPRLPAGLTLPPPIPVEDASKRRKGDTKDNPLSQWFLNFSEADELLQLAAARQQVQAHISKLKRQISLIEGQHKQLKSSSDQ